The Calypte anna isolate BGI_N300 chromosome 3, bCalAnn1_v1.p, whole genome shotgun sequence genome segment TGAGATCAGAATCTGCTTCTCCCAGCACCTTCTTCTGCAAAGAGGTTTCAGAGCAGAATAGCAGTCGGGTTGTCTCTGCTCTGatgattttgaaattatttttcctttattaataATTCTAGTCCGTGcccttaaaagaaaataaaaatgtacatttcaTTTGGGAGCcactttcattttctgaaacactACCTTCCAGGGGAAGAACCCAGCAGCTGTTGGGACACCTACAACAAGAGAGTACACACACAGCTTTTTACTGCAAGAGTTGCCAAATCAGCCACTGCTTGTTTGAGATAAAAAAGCAGCTGTAGTGCTAGACAgtgtataatttttatttacttttctgatGGTCTGTTGAGGATTTAGTAGCATTTCCAATATGTATTATTTCTAAACTTTTTCCAAGACATGATGCAGCCTCAACAAAGGAGCTCATGTATGATTTTTAGAGGTAGATTATAATGTATATGTAAATAATGCTTTGATATTAATACAACTGCCTTAAAGGAATGTACCTAGGTgtgaaacaaaactttaaaagctgttatttaaaactgtaatttcctttacatactgatttttttaaatgtttgccaTTGTATACATTTATTAATGATGTTATTAAAATGccaaaccaaataattttaattcttactTTGTGTGTAAATTTATACACACTTTTTCTGGAAACTGGTGTTCCTGAAAGGATGTTGGTGTTCAGTGAGAACGTTGTGGTCAGTTGGTGATGTGTTCAGTATTTCTGCCAGAAGAAAACCCATAAAATGGTAGCAGAATTCTTCTGGACAGCGTGTAATTTTTGTGTTGTTAATTTGTGTAGACCAGTGTAGATTTAATTATATACTtttttgatattattttttaaaaaatacaatttcacaAGTAAACACAATTATATCAGTATAGATTTGCCAAATGTAGTATTTGAAGCTTTGATTTCTACCTTGGTCATTATTTTTGCTGTGACAAGTGAGGACAGAAGTAGTTAACTTTTAGGCAGTACAGATTTTAAGATATCTGAAGCGTAGTAAACTGCTGTTGTGCACatgtctttaaaacattttttcacatttaaagctttctgaagaaaattgccaactctttttttttttttttttttaattgataaaaGTATTTTGGGGTaccacaaagaagaaaacttgaGGGGAGGGAAAGTGAGTGCAGGCAGAGGGTTAagataaattttactttttaagacTCATAAGACTTTTTTGTTACTATCTAGCCAATATAGTAACAGCTTTCAATGTGGAGTTCATTAATCAACCCAGTATTCCCAATACCAAATGTTCCTTTCAGACATTTATTTAACAACAAATGTGAAATCATGCTTATCTGGACACCCATCTAGTGACCTCCCATATATGTCATGATGGATGGGACTGTTTTATGTCTTTCTAAGGTGGAGAGCAGAATTTAAACTGCTGTCATTCAGTTCACATCTCTGAGAACAGGAGCCAAATCCTTCAGAAATGAAGGAACCATGGTAGGGATGTTTGTGAAGTATCTTTCCTTGCCCTAAACGATGCTTTCCTTACTGTTATGGGCCTTCTGTACAATTAAAGATTTCACTTTCTTACACGGAAACCTAACAATCTAACACGTAAGTATTTCTGATGTTCTCAGCTCAGAGAACTATTTTGGCCATTTTGAATGAAACTTGCGACAAATTGATGGATTTTTGCCTTGTGGGGTTGTGTTTTTAAGTGTTTCCCTTTCTCACTGCTAGTATTGCATCCTGTAGCATGACACAGTAGCAAGTGGGCATCTAAGATTGCCAGTCCTCTTATGTGGGATTTTTTATGCTTCTGTattcttctcttctgtttcacCTTGCATTGACACTGGTTCTCACCTTCAGACATTATTTGTGCATGACATTTTCATTCAGCTGTGTTCAAAAGCCCTTTTCCAGCCATCTTCAGGTTTTGTCTCTCACTGCTCCTGTCTCTGGGTTTTGTGTGGGTACTTGTTGCCCCACTGTGCTTACTCTTCATGGCCATACATAGCTGTGTCATCTGGGAACTGCCAGAAGACACTGTATTTCCCAAGGGGAGGATactgtgaaagagaaaatgcaacTAAAAATATCAACAatcaaacacattttctgtaGTGTAGCGAAGCTGGTTTTTTCCaggtaaaaattttaaaaagcaacacatAGTAGGGGATAAATGGGTACAGGTACACAACCTAGACATCTCTGTCCAATGTgtattgataaatattttagaacTTCTGAGTTCATTTGTAATTTCCTAATGATACTGTTTTAAGTTTAAACCTTCAGGGCCAGTACCACACATAGGGAATTCCAGTTTTATCCATGTTATTAATAAAGACTGTAATACTATTTAAATAATGCCTTTTCTATTTACTGGTTACTTAGTTGTAGATTGCAATTAATTTTGTcccatctttttaaaaatactgttaaacTTCTGATAGCCTGaagacagtattttttcccACCATATTATACAGTATACATTCACACAAttgaaataataaagaataagcctgttttttttaattttacttgtaATGAGACTTTCATCATTTTTGCTTTACAAAATCCATGCTTAGTAATAAAAAAGTGAACTTCATCTACTTCATGTCTTCATCAAAATGTATGATGATGGGATCATGGTCTGTTGACCTCACAAACTTCAAAAAGTCATCAGGGCTTAAGCCCATAGTTGCAGAATTTGTCATTGGATGAAAATACACCTTCTCATGGCCACCTTCCAGAAGGTTAGCATCCAGCACCAATGTCACATCTCCCTGGTCACAGAAGAGGGCTAGTGGTGTCGCACAGCCCTGGCCCACTTTGAGTTTTTCTAGCATAGCATTTTCATCGGCAAATCTTAGGTTTCCACTTCCAAGACCCAGTTTTTTAGCAAGATCATTTAAATTGATTTGCCTGTTGTGCAGAACAGTCACAAGCCAGaaccctttcttcttcttgtcTTTCAGAAAAAGGTTTTTACTGTGACCTCCTCTCAGGTGTTGGACATGGGGCATCATTTCTTCAACAGTGAACACCTGGAAAATACAGTGTAGCATAAGACTATATCCCATTAGATTTCCAGCTGTGTACTGGCAGATACCTTTTGTTAAATACTTGGAAAAGACTGATTGTTATGTTCATCCTAAAAACTAcaatttaatgaagaaattttaaaagaaagcaaataaaatgtgacATACTGCTTCTGCATACtttctgaataatttctgtCTCGTCACACTTCTAAAAATCCAACACGGCAGCCCCGGCAGCACTGCTTTTCGTGGCTCCATCACAGACTACAAATTATGTGTGTGCCCTTTTAACTAGGAGTTAGAAAAGTTTAGAAAGCATCTTGGATGATGCTGACTTCACAGTAAAAGCAGTGGatgggctgcagctcctgaaaCTACAGGAAACCAGAAGGGAAAAGTGGCATCTGAaggacagaaacacagaaggGGAACAACCTGGTGGCTGTGCTCAAAACGGCcccttaaagaaaacaaaactttctgCCAGGCCCATTTACTGGCAATGGattatgctaaaaaaaaaaaacaaaaaacaaaaaaacccacaacaaacaacTGCCCTGTACCTTGTTCTGCCCTACCCATGCGTCGACTTTTATTTCcgtatttttttaaaaagacccGGACGATGCCAAGAGACACCGCGGTCGGACGCTGCCGCCGCAGAAGGGGCGTCTCGGAAGCGGCCGGGGCAGCGCTAAGGCCCGCGGGATGAGGCGGCTGCAACAGCCCCGGCCCTACCTGGGGGTGCTCGGCGGTGACCGTGGCGATGCCCAAGTCCCTCAGTCGCTCCGCCAGAGCCTCTCGCAGCTCCGGCACGGCCGccatcacctcctgctccctAGGGGAGGGGCAGGGCCGCCCTCACCACCCCTTCCTGCTGAGCGGCGGCTGCTGCCGCCGTAAAATGGCGCCTGCTGCAGGCTTGGGGAGGGATCCGGCTTCGAAAGACTCCGGGACCGCTGCGGTGGTGGAGATAGAGCTGGAGCGGCCGCTGAACGACGTTGGTGAGCAGGTTTTGAGCACGAAGCGAGCTGTAAATATAATATTTGTGCAATAAGTGTTGATACGGAAATAAAATCCCTAAGCTTCAGACCTGTATATAATGGCTGCATGCATTAGTGCTGTaacacttcacagaatcacGGAATTGTCGCAGCTGGACGtgacctctaagatcaccacataCAACTGTCGACACCTCTACCCCTCTGAATAATACATACGTACATACgtataactatatatatatatatatcagtatCTGTAGCGTGCCCtaaagtgcctcatctacacagtttttaaatactttcagggatggtgagtccaccacctccctgggcagcacattTAACCGCACAACTACTCTCTCAttaaagaagttcttcctcagatctagtctAAGCCTTCCTTGGTGCGACTTCAGGCCACTTCCTCTAGTGCTATCATTGTTcatgagagaagaggccaacacccacctccctagaaccttctttcaggtagttgtagagagcaataaggtctcccctcagccacctccaaactaaacattcccagttccctcagcctctcctcacaggacttgttctccagaccttccTGGTGCAAAtcttccctggtgcaacttcatgccatttcttcttgtcctattgttacttacttgagagaagaagcACCCAgctccctacaacctcctttcaggtaattgGACAGAGCAAacaactccagttccctcagtccttcctcataggacttgttctccagacccttcaccatcttggttgcccttctttgaactcactccagcagctcaaggtCTTTCTggtagtgaggggcccagaaccaaacacagtattccaggtgcagcctca includes the following:
- the LOC103527986 gene encoding prolyl-tRNA synthetase associated domain-containing protein 1, which gives rise to MAAVPELREALAERLRDLGIATVTAEHPQVFTVEEMMPHVQHLRGGHSKNLFLKDKKKKGFWLVTVLHNRQINLNDLAKKLGLGSGNLRFADENAMLEKLKVGQGCATPLALFCDQGDVTLVLDANLLEGGHEKVYFHPMTNSATMGLSPDDFLKFVRSTDHDPIIIHFDEDMK